One Actinosynnema pretiosum DNA segment encodes these proteins:
- a CDS encoding sensor histidine kinase translates to MTARVRPVAGRAAGYFLLAPVTGVVWCLLLVPLTLLGLATAPVLVGLPLLALAMVLARASGGSERGLARVALGVDVHPPAPRVRPSGRFGWVWGPVRDAAAWRALLYQLLVLVPRVVQFAVLLAASVAAVVLIALPLATLWLPFAIAVDLGGGREWLIDSWYSGLPAALLGGLLWLALLHGLRTAARWQGWLVRVMLGPSRTAELTAEAQRLHASRARGVEAAEAERRRIERDLHDGAQQRLVSVAMSLGRAKSKLGSDPEAVRALIDEAHADAKLAISELRDLARGIYPSVLGDRGLDAALSSLAARCPVPVEVSVKVEPRPPTAVESTAYFTVAEALTNITKHSGATRARVAVSRTGTSVVVEVVDNGRGGASVRQGGGLAGLADRAATIDGVVTVVSPVGGPTSIRTELPCAW, encoded by the coding sequence ATGACGGCGCGGGTGAGACCGGTCGCTGGGCGGGCCGCGGGGTACTTCCTGCTGGCCCCGGTCACCGGAGTGGTGTGGTGCCTGCTGCTGGTGCCGCTGACCCTGCTGGGCCTGGCCACGGCGCCGGTGCTGGTCGGGCTGCCGCTGCTGGCGCTCGCGATGGTGCTGGCGCGCGCCAGCGGGGGTTCGGAGCGCGGGCTGGCCAGGGTCGCGCTCGGGGTTGATGTTCACCCGCCCGCGCCGCGGGTTCGCCCGTCCGGGCGGTTCGGGTGGGTCTGGGGGCCGGTGCGGGACGCCGCCGCGTGGCGGGCGCTGCTGTACCAGCTGCTGGTGCTCGTGCCGCGCGTCGTGCAGTTCGCCGTGCTGCTGGCGGCGTCGGTGGCGGCGGTGGTGCTGATCGCGCTGCCGCTCGCCACGCTCTGGCTGCCGTTCGCGATCGCGGTGGACCTGGGCGGCGGCCGGGAGTGGCTGATCGACTCCTGGTACTCGGGGCTGCCCGCCGCGCTGCTGGGCGGGCTGCTGTGGCTGGCCCTGCTGCACGGCCTGCGCACGGCCGCGCGCTGGCAGGGCTGGCTGGTGCGGGTGATGCTGGGCCCGTCGCGGACGGCGGAGCTGACCGCCGAGGCGCAGCGGCTGCACGCGAGCCGGGCGCGCGGGGTGGAGGCCGCCGAGGCCGAGCGCAGGCGCATCGAGCGGGACCTGCACGACGGCGCGCAGCAGCGGCTGGTGTCGGTGGCGATGAGCCTCGGCCGGGCCAAGAGCAAGCTGGGCAGCGACCCGGAGGCGGTGCGGGCGCTGATCGACGAGGCGCACGCGGACGCGAAGCTGGCGATCTCGGAGCTCCGCGACCTCGCGCGCGGCATCTACCCGTCGGTGCTCGGCGACCGCGGCCTGGACGCCGCGCTGTCCTCCCTGGCGGCCCGCTGCCCGGTGCCGGTGGAGGTGTCGGTGAAGGTGGAGCCGCGCCCGCCGACCGCGGTCGAGAGCACCGCCTACTTCACCGTCGCCGAGGCGCTCACGAACATCACCAAGCACTCCGGCGCCACGCGCGCGCGGGTCGCGGTGTCGCGCACCGGGACGTCCGTGGTGGTGGAGGTCGTGGACAACGGGCGCGGCGGCGCCTCGGTGCGCCAGGGGGGCGGCCTGGCGGGACTGGCCGACCGGGCTGCGACGATCGACGGCGTCGTCACCGTGGTGAGCCCGGTCGGCGGCCCCACATCGAT
- the hrpB gene encoding ATP-dependent helicase HrpB has translation MELPDLPVRAVLPELIETLSGWGAAVLVAPPGTGKTTLVPLALEGRVVIAEPRRIAARAAAARMAALLGEPVGATVGYSVRGDRKVSGSTRIEVVTSGLLVRRLQHDPELSGVGTVVLDECHERHLDADLLLALLLDARAGLRPDLRLLATSATVAADRLAELMGGVPVLTAHARTHPVELLHVPPQKGERPEALVARAMRRAVAETPGDVLVFLPGVPEIRRVAALFQGGDLRVDVLHGRLTAAEQDAVLRVGREQRVLLSTSIAESSLTVPGVRAVVDAGLSRVPRVDHRRGLAGLATVRVSAAVADQRAGRAGREAPGRAYRCWPEHEQSTLPRYPEPEIRSADLTSLALELACWGTPDGEGLSWWDAPPRGALEAAKAVLGNLGALRDGRVTGRGERMSALGLHPRLARALLDGGELAGSRTAAEVVAILDEDRGAGEDITGRSADRREVGRLSKLIPATSGSGDQALVVALAHPERLARRRAPGSPVYLMAGGTAAELPQGSRLADAEWLAIAVADREPGRIHARIRLAARADEQLAVQAAPALLGEREEIAWDGDVVARRVRHLGAIPLSTTQLTDTAHLQRALRAGLAAEGLGLLSWSPAAVRTRQRLAFLHEVLGAPWPEVTDEALLPLVDLGNARRKSDLAKLKADHVLQAAMPWPAAVKFDDLAPDRLEVPSGSRIAVDYSTTPPTLPVKVQEVFGWTETPTVAGIPLVLHLLTPAGRPTAVTGDLKSFWQTGYPQVRAELRGRYPKHRWPEDPMTAPPARR, from the coding sequence GTGGAGTTGCCAGATCTTCCGGTCCGAGCGGTGCTGCCCGAGCTGATCGAGACCCTGTCCGGGTGGGGCGCGGCCGTGCTGGTGGCCCCGCCGGGCACGGGCAAGACCACCCTGGTGCCGCTGGCGCTGGAGGGCCGGGTGGTGATCGCCGAGCCGCGCCGGATCGCCGCGCGGGCCGCGGCGGCGCGGATGGCCGCGCTGCTGGGCGAACCGGTGGGGGCCACGGTCGGGTACTCGGTGCGCGGCGACCGGAAGGTGTCGGGGTCGACCAGGATCGAGGTGGTCACCTCCGGGTTGCTGGTGCGCCGGTTGCAGCACGACCCGGAGCTGTCGGGCGTGGGCACGGTGGTGCTGGACGAGTGCCACGAGCGGCACCTGGACGCGGACCTGCTGCTCGCGCTGCTCCTGGACGCCCGCGCGGGGCTGCGCCCGGACCTGCGGCTGCTGGCGACGTCGGCGACGGTCGCGGCGGACCGCCTGGCGGAGCTGATGGGCGGCGTCCCGGTGCTGACCGCGCACGCCAGGACCCACCCGGTTGAGCTGCTGCACGTCCCGCCGCAGAAGGGCGAGCGGCCGGAGGCCCTGGTGGCCCGCGCGATGCGGCGGGCGGTCGCCGAGACGCCGGGGGACGTGCTGGTGTTCCTGCCGGGCGTGCCGGAGATCCGCCGGGTGGCGGCCCTGTTCCAGGGCGGCGACCTGCGCGTGGACGTCCTGCACGGCCGTTTGACGGCGGCTGAGCAGGACGCGGTGCTGCGGGTGGGGCGGGAGCAGCGGGTGCTGCTGTCGACGTCGATCGCCGAGTCGAGCCTGACCGTGCCGGGCGTGCGCGCCGTGGTGGACGCGGGCCTGTCGCGGGTGCCGAGGGTGGACCACCGCAGGGGGTTGGCGGGGCTGGCGACCGTGCGGGTGAGCGCGGCCGTGGCCGACCAGCGCGCGGGACGGGCCGGTCGGGAGGCGCCGGGGCGGGCGTACCGGTGCTGGCCGGAGCACGAGCAGTCCACCCTGCCGCGCTACCCGGAGCCGGAGATCCGCAGCGCGGACCTGACGTCGCTGGCGCTGGAGCTGGCGTGCTGGGGGACGCCGGACGGCGAGGGCCTGTCCTGGTGGGACGCGCCGCCGAGGGGTGCGCTGGAGGCGGCGAAGGCGGTGCTGGGGAACCTGGGGGCGCTGCGGGACGGCCGGGTGACCGGGCGCGGTGAGCGGATGTCCGCGCTGGGCCTGCACCCCCGGTTGGCGCGGGCGCTGCTGGACGGCGGCGAGCTGGCCGGGTCGAGGACGGCGGCCGAGGTGGTGGCGATCCTGGACGAGGACCGGGGCGCGGGCGAGGACATCACCGGTCGCAGCGCGGACCGGCGGGAGGTGGGCAGGCTGTCGAAGCTGATCCCCGCGACGTCCGGCAGCGGCGACCAGGCGCTGGTGGTGGCGCTGGCGCACCCGGAGCGCCTGGCCCGCAGGCGCGCGCCGGGCAGCCCGGTGTACCTGATGGCGGGCGGGACGGCGGCGGAGCTGCCGCAGGGCAGCCGGTTGGCGGACGCGGAGTGGCTGGCGATCGCGGTGGCGGACCGCGAGCCGGGGCGGATCCACGCGCGGATCAGGTTGGCGGCGCGGGCGGACGAGCAGCTGGCCGTGCAGGCGGCGCCCGCGCTGCTCGGGGAGCGGGAGGAGATCGCGTGGGACGGCGACGTGGTGGCGCGGCGGGTGCGCCACCTGGGTGCGATCCCGCTGTCCACCACCCAGCTGACCGACACCGCGCACCTCCAGCGGGCGCTGCGGGCGGGGTTGGCGGCGGAGGGGCTGGGGTTGCTGTCGTGGAGCCCTGCGGCAGTCCGAACCCGGCAGCGGTTGGCGTTCCTGCACGAGGTGCTGGGGGCGCCGTGGCCGGAGGTGACCGACGAGGCGCTGCTCCCGCTGGTGGACCTGGGCAACGCCCGCCGCAAGTCCGACCTGGCGAAGCTGAAAGCCGACCACGTGCTGCAGGCGGCGATGCCGTGGCCCGCGGCGGTGAAGTTCGACGACTTGGCCCCGGACCGCTTGGAAGTCCCGTCGGGTTCGAGGATCGCCGTCGACTACTCCACCACGCCGCCGACCTTGCCGGTGAAGGTGCAGGAGGTCTTCGGCTGGACCGAAACCCCGACCGTGGCGGGAATCCCCCTGGTCCTGCACCTGCTCACCCCGGCAGGCCGTCCGACGGCGGTGACGGGTGACCTGAAGTCGTTCTGGCAAACGGGCTATCCGCAGGTGAGAGCGGAACTGCGGGGTCGCTACCCCAAGCACCGCTGGCCCGAAGACCCGATGACGGCGCCGCCAGCTCGGCGCTGA
- a CDS encoding glycosyltransferase family 2 protein, whose product MGIGDVGIRGALAVALAGTGVVKAVGTAAAWRKVERLPAGVVDDALVAVVVPARDEEANLDRCLRSLRAQAHERLRITVVDDGSTDATAAIARRHAEADPRVRVITAAEPPPGWAGKAHALHVGARAADAEFLLFLDADTEAVPELVGRLVAAARRWRVDLVSVAGHPPARGHSWWSLFAPMTESLLTVASPDGSRGRALAVGHCVLVRRVAHERSGGWEAIRGARVDDLGYAALVRDTGGRTRFADASGALLVHGVDGVGAAWRSVTRSSVALVAETGGGAALFGAAALAQLGYGALPVLMAVRGRGVVRWAGLLAWAAQAATSALYLRRVGQPVARAALAPVGATAFGALLARATWLAGRGGADWKGRDVRG is encoded by the coding sequence GTGGGGATCGGGGACGTGGGGATCAGGGGAGCGCTCGCGGTCGCGTTAGCCGGGACGGGCGTGGTGAAGGCGGTGGGCACGGCCGCCGCGTGGCGGAAGGTCGAGCGGTTGCCCGCCGGGGTGGTGGACGACGCGCTGGTGGCGGTGGTCGTGCCCGCGCGCGACGAGGAGGCGAACCTCGACCGGTGCCTGCGGTCGCTGCGCGCGCAGGCGCACGAGCGGCTCCGGATCACCGTGGTGGACGACGGGTCGACCGACGCCACGGCGGCCATCGCGCGCCGCCACGCCGAGGCCGACCCGCGCGTGCGGGTGATCACCGCGGCCGAACCGCCGCCGGGGTGGGCGGGCAAGGCGCACGCGCTGCACGTGGGCGCGCGGGCCGCCGACGCGGAGTTCCTGCTGTTCCTGGACGCCGACACCGAGGCCGTGCCCGAGCTGGTCGGCAGGCTCGTCGCGGCGGCCCGGCGGTGGCGGGTCGACCTGGTCTCGGTCGCGGGCCACCCGCCCGCGCGCGGGCACTCCTGGTGGTCGCTGTTCGCGCCCATGACCGAGTCGCTGCTCACCGTCGCCTCACCGGACGGCTCGCGCGGGCGCGCGCTCGCGGTGGGCCACTGCGTCCTGGTCAGGCGGGTCGCGCACGAGAGGTCCGGCGGCTGGGAGGCGATCCGGGGCGCCAGGGTCGACGACCTCGGGTACGCCGCGCTCGTGCGCGACACCGGCGGGCGCACCCGGTTCGCCGACGCCTCGGGCGCGCTGCTCGTGCACGGCGTCGACGGGGTCGGGGCGGCCTGGCGGTCGGTGACCAGGAGCTCCGTCGCCCTGGTCGCCGAGACCGGGGGAGGGGCGGCGCTGTTCGGGGCCGCCGCGCTCGCCCAGCTCGGGTACGGGGCGCTGCCCGTGCTGATGGCGGTCCGGGGGCGCGGGGTGGTGCGGTGGGCGGGGCTGCTCGCGTGGGCCGCCCAGGCCGCGACCAGCGCGCTCTACCTGCGGCGGGTCGGGCAGCCGGTGGCGCGCGCCGCGCTCGCCCCGGTCGGCGCGACCGCGTTCGGCGCGCTGCTGGCGCGGGCGACCTGGCTGGCCGGTCGCGGCGGCGCGGACTGGAAGGGGCGCGACGTGCGAGGGTGA
- a CDS encoding GNAT family N-acetyltransferase, with the protein MVDPLHDPDDPELLDPYRARDLAGLVENARLASGAVRYGRIGAVGCARVVVNPDSPLPGGNHACALDGTSAEVAGTLLRLERSFADVGRAEAVVYASPTTVAEIEGIADDAGWYAVEELLTFVHRRRRGPLAESAQVRPAADADLPQLAELLADDLGVGGSRKLVRHLGQRLDDPRCAILVVDDGDRVGGFASGFGEHRVGLVEQVVVRPARRRRGIGSALVGGLVSTLWDAGALLVSAQVAEGGAGERFAEACGFEAAYPVTAYARRVDELLD; encoded by the coding sequence GTGGTTGACCCGTTGCACGACCCCGACGACCCCGAGCTGCTCGACCCGTACCGGGCCCGCGACCTGGCCGGGCTCGTGGAGAACGCCCGACTCGCCTCCGGCGCCGTGCGCTACGGGCGGATCGGCGCGGTCGGCTGCGCGCGGGTGGTGGTGAACCCGGACAGCCCGCTGCCCGGCGGCAACCACGCGTGCGCGCTGGACGGGACGTCCGCCGAGGTCGCGGGCACGCTGCTGCGGCTGGAGCGCAGCTTCGCCGACGTCGGGCGCGCCGAAGCTGTGGTGTACGCCTCACCCACGACCGTCGCCGAGATCGAGGGCATCGCCGACGACGCCGGCTGGTACGCCGTCGAGGAGCTGCTGACCTTCGTGCACCGCCGCCGCCGCGGCCCGCTCGCGGAGTCCGCGCAGGTGAGGCCCGCCGCGGACGCCGACCTGCCTCAGCTCGCCGAGCTGCTGGCCGATGACCTGGGCGTGGGCGGCAGCCGCAAGCTCGTGAGGCACCTCGGGCAGCGGCTGGACGACCCGCGCTGCGCGATCCTGGTGGTCGACGACGGCGACCGGGTCGGCGGGTTCGCCTCCGGGTTCGGCGAGCACCGCGTCGGGCTGGTCGAGCAGGTCGTGGTGCGACCGGCCCGCAGGCGGCGCGGCATCGGGTCCGCGCTGGTGGGCGGGCTCGTGTCGACCCTGTGGGACGCGGGCGCGCTGCTGGTGTCCGCCCAGGTCGCCGAGGGCGGCGCGGGGGAGCGGTTCGCCGAGGCGTGCGGCTTCGAGGCGGCCTACCCCGTCACCGCGTACGCCCGACGGGTGGACGAGCTGCTCGACTGA
- a CDS encoding MFS transporter, whose protein sequence is MLGRTTERTAQRLPAEVWVLVVASFIIAIGFGIVAPALPIFADSFNVGSTAVALVISSFAVVRILFAPVSAKLVTRFGEPKTYIAGIVIVALGTAACGFAVTYWQLLFLRAFSGIGSTMFTVASVGLLIRITPPAQRGQATGLWSTGFLLGNIFGPIIGAALVGVSVQLPFVSYAAALLVAAAFVWWFLRKSTLAALDTSARPESPVTVRQALRNSAYRAALASNFANGWAVFGLRVSMVPLFVEKALHGSPEMGGISMSVFAVGNVCTLMVSGKLSDRIGRKPLGIAGLAISAAGTLWFGFSTNVPIFLVASFVAGLGAGLLNPPQNAVVADVIGPKGKGGPLLATFQVIADLGAIVGPLLAGLLADNFSYTTAFTVTSGIMVVALLMWITMPETLVRESTTAETVAVESGTLDEGPEVPTGERVAGRPRQPEA, encoded by the coding sequence GTGCTGGGGAGAACGACGGAGCGGACAGCGCAGCGGCTGCCCGCCGAGGTGTGGGTTCTGGTCGTGGCGAGCTTCATCATCGCCATCGGCTTCGGGATCGTCGCACCGGCACTCCCGATCTTCGCTGACAGCTTCAACGTCGGGTCCACGGCCGTCGCGCTCGTGATCAGCTCGTTCGCCGTCGTGCGCATCCTGTTCGCCCCGGTGAGCGCCAAGCTCGTCACCCGGTTCGGCGAGCCCAAGACCTACATCGCGGGCATCGTCATCGTCGCCCTCGGCACCGCGGCCTGCGGTTTCGCCGTCACCTACTGGCAGCTGCTGTTCCTGCGCGCGTTCTCCGGCATCGGCTCGACCATGTTCACGGTCGCCTCCGTCGGCCTGCTCATCCGCATCACCCCGCCCGCGCAGCGCGGCCAGGCCACCGGCCTGTGGTCCACCGGCTTCCTGCTCGGCAACATCTTCGGCCCGATCATCGGCGCCGCGCTCGTCGGCGTGTCCGTGCAGCTGCCGTTCGTCAGCTACGCCGCCGCGCTGCTCGTCGCCGCCGCGTTCGTGTGGTGGTTCCTGCGCAAGTCCACGCTCGCCGCGCTCGACACCAGCGCCCGGCCGGAGAGCCCCGTCACCGTCCGCCAGGCGCTGCGCAACAGCGCCTACCGCGCGGCGCTCGCGTCCAACTTCGCCAACGGCTGGGCGGTGTTCGGCCTGCGCGTGTCGATGGTGCCGCTGTTCGTGGAGAAGGCGCTGCACGGCTCGCCCGAGATGGGCGGCATCTCGATGTCGGTGTTCGCGGTCGGCAACGTGTGCACGCTCATGGTGTCCGGCAAGCTCTCCGACCGGATCGGCCGCAAGCCGCTCGGCATCGCGGGCCTGGCCATCTCCGCCGCGGGCACCCTGTGGTTCGGCTTCAGCACGAACGTGCCGATCTTCCTGGTCGCCTCGTTCGTGGCCGGTCTCGGCGCGGGCCTGCTGAACCCGCCGCAGAACGCGGTCGTCGCCGACGTCATCGGCCCCAAGGGCAAGGGCGGCCCGCTGCTCGCCACGTTCCAGGTGATCGCCGACCTCGGCGCCATCGTCGGACCGCTGCTCGCGGGGCTGCTCGCGGACAACTTCTCCTACACGACGGCGTTCACCGTGACCTCCGGGATCATGGTCGTCGCCCTGCTGATGTGGATCACCATGCCGGAGACGCTGGTGAGGGAGAGCACCACCGCGGAGACCGTCGCCGTCGAGTCGGGCACCCTGGACGAGGGGCCGGAGGTGCCCACCGGGGAGCGCGTCGCCGGACGTCCCAGGCAACCAGAGGCCTAG
- a CDS encoding DsbA family protein codes for MGGAERNARKKKQAQRAAVSAVAASRKTSDRNKVVAGVAIVVVLALVVIGGVMWQGASKSAENAQLVATGAKGTNAPVERSGGVVTVGEPDADVTIDVYEDFLCPVCGMFKEKHADQIRTRVEAGELRVNYHLLPMLVRMSSPEGYSRDAANAALCVADEGKFPEYHDRLYAQQPEEGEAGWTKDQLKQLAVDLGVTSEGFKSCVDSGKHEADAKAELDKANATDFFKGTPTVTKDGQELDALGDPEWLSKLFA; via the coding sequence GTGGGTGGGGCTGAGCGCAACGCTCGGAAGAAGAAGCAGGCCCAGCGGGCGGCGGTGTCGGCCGTCGCCGCCAGCCGCAAGACGAGCGACCGGAACAAGGTCGTCGCCGGGGTCGCGATCGTCGTGGTGCTGGCGCTGGTGGTCATCGGCGGAGTGATGTGGCAGGGGGCCTCCAAGTCCGCGGAGAACGCCCAGCTCGTCGCGACCGGGGCGAAGGGCACCAACGCCCCGGTGGAGCGCTCGGGCGGCGTGGTGACCGTGGGCGAGCCCGACGCGGACGTCACCATCGACGTCTACGAGGACTTCCTCTGCCCGGTGTGCGGCATGTTCAAGGAGAAGCACGCCGACCAGATCCGCACCAGGGTCGAGGCGGGCGAGCTGCGGGTGAACTACCACCTGCTGCCCATGCTGGTCCGCATGTCCTCCCCGGAGGGCTACTCGCGCGACGCGGCCAACGCCGCGCTGTGCGTCGCCGACGAGGGCAAGTTCCCGGAGTACCACGACCGGCTGTACGCCCAGCAGCCCGAGGAGGGCGAGGCCGGGTGGACCAAGGACCAGCTCAAGCAGCTGGCGGTCGACCTGGGCGTGACGTCCGAGGGCTTCAAGTCCTGCGTGGACAGCGGCAAGCACGAGGCCGACGCCAAGGCCGAGCTGGACAAGGCCAACGCGACGGACTTCTTCAAGGGCACCCCGACCGTCACCAAGGACGGCCAGGAGCTGGACGCCCTCGGCGACCCGGAGTGGCTGTCGAAGCTGTTCGCCTGA
- a CDS encoding phenylacetate--CoA ligase family protein — protein sequence MTQQVRLRELVRRLLRADGVIAARLRDAGLCDADDISLDQLHLLPTVSKQDLWDHYPFGFQVDDRIVCVHGSSGTGGRPTLIPYTANDVHVWAEVMARALGGAGVTRHSTVHNAYGYGLFTGGLGVHHGGLRLGARVIPLSGGMTDRQVRLVADLRPDVLCCTPSYAIHLGEALRAANVESSFRVGLFGAEPWTDAMRDKIEELLGVRALDIYGLSEVIGPGVACESLDSGGMLNVAEDHFLVEAVDENGLPVPDGTPGELVFTTLTKTGMPLLRYRSGDVAVLAGPAPDSARTLRRMGKPLGRRDDMLVVRGVNVFPSEVEAVVLADGRVSPHYLVVDDRRNPARPELRVVVESAHDVADDLRTALRERLGLTCAVHVVAHGAVPRSETGKARRLARWSAGQPPVPGL from the coding sequence GTGACGCAGCAGGTCAGGTTGCGGGAGCTGGTTCGGCGGCTGCTCCGCGCCGACGGGGTGATCGCCGCTCGGCTGCGCGACGCCGGACTGTGTGACGCCGATGACATCTCGCTCGACCAGCTCCACCTCCTCCCCACGGTGTCCAAGCAGGACCTCTGGGACCACTACCCGTTCGGGTTCCAAGTGGATGACCGGATCGTGTGCGTGCACGGGTCTTCCGGGACCGGGGGGCGCCCCACGCTCATCCCGTACACGGCCAACGACGTCCACGTCTGGGCCGAGGTCATGGCCCGTGCGCTCGGCGGGGCCGGGGTGACCCGCCACAGCACCGTCCACAACGCCTACGGGTACGGGCTGTTCACCGGTGGGCTCGGGGTGCACCACGGCGGGCTCAGGTTGGGGGCGCGGGTGATCCCGCTGTCGGGTGGCATGACCGACCGGCAGGTTCGGCTCGTGGCCGACCTCAGGCCCGACGTGCTCTGCTGCACGCCCTCCTACGCCATCCACCTCGGCGAGGCGCTCAGGGCCGCGAACGTCGAGAGCAGCTTCCGCGTGGGGCTCTTCGGCGCCGAGCCCTGGACGGACGCCATGCGGGACAAGATCGAGGAGCTGCTGGGCGTGAGGGCGCTCGACATCTACGGGCTGTCCGAGGTGATCGGGCCCGGTGTGGCCTGCGAGTCGCTCGACTCCGGCGGGATGCTCAACGTCGCCGAGGACCACTTCCTCGTCGAGGCGGTGGACGAAAACGGGCTGCCGGTGCCGGACGGCACGCCGGGCGAGCTGGTGTTCACCACCCTCACCAAGACCGGGATGCCGCTGCTGCGCTACCGCTCCGGCGACGTCGCGGTGCTCGCAGGCCCCGCCCCGGACAGCGCGCGCACCCTGCGCCGCATGGGCAAGCCCCTCGGCAGGCGGGACGACATGCTGGTGGTGCGCGGGGTCAACGTGTTCCCCAGCGAGGTGGAGGCGGTCGTCCTGGCCGACGGGCGGGTCAGCCCGCACTACCTGGTGGTGGACGACCGGCGGAACCCGGCGCGGCCCGAGCTGCGGGTCGTGGTCGAGAGCGCGCACGACGTGGCCGACGACCTGCGGACCGCCCTCCGGGAACGCCTCGGCCTCACCTGCGCGGTGCACGTGGTCGCGCACGGCGCGGTGCCCCGCTCGGAGACCGGAAAAGCGCGGCGGCTGGCCCGCTGGAGCGCGGGACAGCCGCCGGTGCCGGGCCTCTAG
- a CDS encoding protein kinase family protein codes for MGNPVNSTGVSIDLADLGALGARLGSGGEASVHAMPGFRLPDVKGELVFKRYRNASSHPDALRRVVATRTGLDDEARAKLDAITAWPVRVVLSGDQAVGVLMPRIPDPFFDLVTRSTGQEHKLREVQNLFIDESKLSRFGRPVPTPEQRLRICLDFASALAFLHDRLKFVFGDVNPKNEVFRLDARPMVLFLDCDAVRPVGTVAATRQLNAADWIPPEGGVLNLATDRYKLGLFVLRCLTPRSFSSVKANPEDAAGVLDAEGMALLRRALGKDGTARPSSDDWVRHFRHVLGEAVDPPALGEVRLDRTFTLAGQPVVVEWEAREARHVELTTGARTVRVDGRSGRGSTSLRPADTGPVRVRALNDLGEDVREIGPVTVLPLPAVDRIPVPLPEFDWPFPEHGRMRTPDLPALPDLALPVPAPPAFGGRRAVPLPPVPFSGAAVFPLDLRAMVSDSPALELRSGAQNSEGKNR; via the coding sequence GTGGGGAATCCCGTGAACAGCACGGGCGTGTCCATCGACCTCGCTGACTTAGGCGCGCTGGGCGCCCGACTCGGGTCGGGTGGTGAGGCGTCGGTGCACGCCATGCCGGGGTTCCGCCTGCCCGACGTCAAGGGTGAGCTGGTCTTCAAGCGCTACCGGAACGCGAGCAGCCACCCCGACGCGCTGCGGCGGGTCGTGGCCACCCGCACCGGCCTCGACGACGAGGCGCGCGCCAAGCTCGACGCGATCACCGCGTGGCCGGTGCGCGTGGTCCTCTCCGGCGACCAGGCCGTCGGCGTGCTGATGCCGCGCATTCCCGACCCGTTCTTCGACCTCGTCACGCGCAGCACCGGCCAGGAGCACAAGTTGCGCGAGGTGCAGAACCTCTTCATCGACGAGTCGAAGCTGTCCCGGTTCGGCAGGCCGGTCCCGACCCCGGAGCAGCGCCTGCGGATCTGCCTGGACTTCGCCTCGGCGCTCGCCTTCCTGCACGACCGGCTGAAGTTCGTCTTCGGGGACGTCAACCCCAAGAACGAGGTGTTCCGGCTCGACGCCAGGCCGATGGTGCTGTTCCTCGACTGCGACGCCGTCCGCCCCGTGGGCACGGTCGCGGCGACTCGCCAGCTCAACGCCGCGGACTGGATTCCGCCCGAGGGCGGCGTGCTCAACCTGGCCACCGACCGCTACAAGCTCGGCCTGTTCGTACTTCGCTGCCTCACCCCCCGCAGCTTCTCGTCGGTCAAGGCCAACCCCGAGGACGCGGCGGGCGTGCTCGACGCCGAAGGGATGGCCCTGCTGCGCCGCGCGCTCGGCAAGGACGGGACGGCGCGTCCGTCCTCCGACGACTGGGTGCGCCACTTCCGCCACGTGCTCGGTGAAGCGGTCGACCCGCCAGCGCTCGGCGAGGTGCGGCTGGACCGGACCTTCACCCTCGCCGGTCAACCGGTCGTCGTGGAGTGGGAGGCGCGGGAGGCCAGGCACGTCGAGCTCACCACCGGTGCCAGGACCGTCCGGGTGGACGGGCGTTCGGGGAGGGGCAGCACCTCCCTGCGGCCAGCCGACACCGGGCCGGTCCGGGTGCGCGCGCTCAACGACCTCGGCGAGGACGTCCGGGAGATCGGGCCGGTGACCGTCCTGCCGCTGCCCGCCGTCGACCGGATCCCCGTTCCCCTGCCGGAGTTCGACTGGCCGTTCCCCGAGCACGGGCGGATGCGAACACCCGACCTCCCGGCCCTGCCTGACCTCGCTCTCCCGGTGCCCGCCCCACCCGCCTTCGGCGGACGACGAGCGGTGCCGCTGCCACCCGTGCCCTTCTCTGGCGCGGCGGTGTTCCCCCTCGACCTCCGGGCCATGGTGTCCGACTCCCCCGCGCTCGAACTCCGATCGGGCGCCCAGAACAGTGAAGGGAAAAACCGATGA